In the genome of Scylla paramamosain isolate STU-SP2022 chromosome 2, ASM3559412v1, whole genome shotgun sequence, the window taaactggaaacttcacacctcatctctggctaaaacagcttctatgaatttagacattctgagttgtctccatCAGGTTTTTTCACtccctgctgctaactctgtgcagaagccttatccattcatgtatggagtatgtttcacatgtatgcagggttggaaaaaaaatcatgatttttttctaaaaaatataaaaatctatctatttaattttaaaaatatatattcaaatctattttttttttttggcattaaTCCTTGTTTGTTTGCACTGATTATATAAAGccattttcttgtattaaaCTCGGCCAATGTTAAATGAAGTCATAATTTAATATACATTACCCAACATGAGATTTTCACATAAAAATCGTAAGCAGGACTAAGTTTAGTAGGATCTATTATGTTAAAGTAATAACTTactttgcattaaaaaaaagaattgagctcattaaacttcataatcacatttactgttattatcaatAAAAAGatgttactttctttttttatgcatttgaatatttttcttgtaagaGATGGCAATGATTCACTGTTGCATGATTCGCTGCAGGACTAGTACACTCACTAAAGATCAAGTAGACTTGATACTTTTCCTTTACAACTGCTtcatatcttcttccttctccttgtttgtgtgtgtgtgtgtgtgtgtgtgtgtgtgtgtgtgtgtgtgtgtgtgtgtgtgtgtatatatatatatatatatatatatatatatatatatatatatatatatatatatataatatatatatatatatatatatatatataaatcattaGGTATTTTACTCTCAATATAACAATTACATCACTTTTAATACAGTATACTTAATTTTTAAttaaatcatgattttttactctcaatataacacttaaaccatttttaatatagtatatataatttttatttaaatcaCAATTTTTTAATCTCAATATAACTCTTAACACGTTACCCGCGTCTTGGTACACCAGTGTACCACTGACTACTTTCCTTTATGGGGAATTGGTACACCGGTGGCCCAAGCAAGATTAAACAAGAGtataaatttaaatatttttttctcatttctaaaTACTGAGTGatcattttctttgtgtttcatgCATTAGTAAAGGGTATGGATAAGTGGAAAATAATTGGAAAATTAAACACAGTAATTTGTAattcaatatatttttaataCAAAATGTTGAGACTCAAAAACTCGATATtaaattcatttaaaaaataaaatgtaaaaaattatatggaatattaaaaaaacacaatcTCCCATGCAGAACTGGATaagagaaattgaaaaataCATATCCTGACAATATAATTAAATTTATAGGAATTTTTAGCTATATTATAAGTGATTAGTATGACTGCTGTAACTCCTGTGAGCAATATCACTCATTGTTTTACACTTTGGATGCTTTTATTCCTTTAATACTGAAATTAGCATTTTAGGTAAATGAACAAATCTCTGAAATTTATAGAAAAAGCATTATAGCATTGAAATCCTTTCAATAATCTCCAAagacaaaatattaatatttgGTAAAGTAACATACATCCCGAACATACTAGTTTTCCTAATAGTGAAAAGAAAGTAttactgacatgtcatttatgCACTGTGCTTCTCAGCAAAGCATGTTATACACAAGTGTGGTTTATCTTGACACTGAAAACAGAAGGTGCTTACTCTTCTAGCTTTGTTTCTAGCTACCTTGAATCCTTCAGAAAGAGATATTTTTTCATAGCAGCCACGACACCTTTTTCTTGTAGCTCTCTTAGGTCCATCTTTCTCAGTCAGTTTATGAAGATCTCTTTTTCCTGATATGACTCCAGGACTTTTTCCAGGTCTAATGTTATCAGGTTCATCTCCAATGAGTGAACAAACTAAAGCCTCTCGAAATTGCAGCTGACTCATCTTAGCCCTAGGGAAGTACTGGCAATGAAGAACCCAAGCATTTACAACTACTAGTCCAGTAATCAGTTCAAAGGCCAACTTTCTGTaccattttttgctttttctcagCGGACTGTAGTAGGATGCGTACTGGTCAGAGACATCCACacctttttttgccttgttgtatGCCATTACACTTTCTGGTTTGAAAACCTCTTCTTTACGTCTGTTTACCTTGCCGCTGGGAACTAATTGATCACTGTGTTCAGGCAGAGTTGAGATAGTCAGAACATTTCTTTTATCCCTCCATTTGAAAACTTTCACTCCATTACTGTTTTCCTgccctttcatttcattctttctaaGTTTGCTTTCAGTGACTTCCTTGGGAAGGTACTTTCTTGTGCTCTTTATGGTTCCACAAAGGTAAGTTTTCTTATCCAATAGGTACTCTGCTAGAGGCAGTGAACAATAGTAGTTATCAGCATAAAGAGTGGCACCTTGGTCAAATAGTTCTTCACATAATTCTACTGTTAGACTTTCTGTGGAGTTTAGTCCCTGGCGCTTTGTTTGGCTGCCTGAATGAATCTTGAAATTCCATGTATACCCACTTGGAGTGCATACCTTGTACAACTTGAAGccatatttatgtgttttaccaGGAAGATAATGCCTAATCTTAGTTCTGCCCCTAAAGGGAACCATACTCTCATCAATCACAAACATGGAGCCTGGCTTGTAAACAGTCCGGCAGCGATCTCTGATAGCAGTGACCAAGGGTCTCAATTTGAATATTGGATCAGGTGGGCCATTAACATCAGTATTATCCCTGAAATGTATACACCTAAGAAGGATTTCAAACCTCTCTCTGGTCATCACACTGCTAATATAAGAGCCAGCATACAGCTTGTTTTTACTCCAATAGGAAGAAATTTCTGGCATACCATTAATTCCCATGTATAGAATTATACCAAGGAATTTCTTAATTTCATTCCTTGTTGTGGGTTTCCATGCACAAAGCCTTGACCTCCTTGTCAGTGgtgttgcatttattttttgttgggcATATATATTTGTCTCAGAAACTATTGTGTCCAAAATATCATCAGTTATGAATAATTCATACATATGAACAGGCTCTGGTTTTCCAGTGACTGAGTTTACATGAGGCAAAATGGCCAGCTCTTCTTTACCAGTAAAGGCATAGGAACGTTGTTTGGGAGAAACAGTCCCCCATACAAGTGCAGGTGCAAGACTACTAGCAGATagagaatcatcatcatcatctgcttCTCCTGTTTCATCTGCTCCATCACCTGTATCTCCTGCTTCATCCGGTCCATCACCTTCTGTGTCTCCTGCTTCATCACTTTCTTCACTGGAATCACTGCTGCTTGAGTCACTCTCATTGGAGATGGTGAAATCTTCATCAGAGCTGTCTTCCTCTTCAATACGGCTGCTATAGAATGACGAGGGATCCATTTCTGTACACAAAAAGCATGTAAGGATATCAATAAATCATCCTAATGAGACTAGGATCATTACATAGTACTTACACATCAAATATGATCTATTTTATTCACAACTAATTGAATAATTgacatatatatttattgacattcacattatttaaaaaaacaaaagtggtACACGAGTGGCACAAGACGCAATAGAACAATAATATATGCCAGTATGGCGAATTGGGCCACGGGTGGTACAAGGGGTGAGTTGTACACCGGTGGCCCAACACGCgatagcagaaaaaaatattgtgactTCGCGTATTGGGCCACCGGTGAGACACCACTTTTATGAATGCATATGAGTCATCAGGACGAAGAGAAGGTACGTACGTGTTTTCGTCCCGATAGCTTCACTGAGACTGGCGGGAGAGCGGTGTGAAGGTTGCCGCGCTGGGGCGAGTCTTGGGTGTTGCCATAACGCGGGTAACGTGTTAAATCATTTTTAATACAGTATATTAAATTTTGAttaaaatcatgttttttttttcttactctgatttatattaattttaaaTCACTTGATTTCAATAATTTGATTGAAATCAAACCAACCCAGCATGTATGGGgtagttccactcataccgttcttttagGCAGGatggtatcaaaagcttttcgtctcatcaactcctctcctctaactgactgtcttcagcctctctctcatcactgcaatgttgcatctcttgctatcttctaccactattttcttctgatcttgctaactgcatgcctcccctcctcccatggcttTGTTGCACAtgacttccttttctctcacccctattctgaccacctctctaatgcaagagttaaccagttttctcaaatcattcatccctttctcatgCAAACTccagaactccctgcctgtttctgtatttcctcctttctatgacttgaactcaagagagaggtttcaagacacttatcctttaatttttgatagCTGCTTTTGAATCTGTTTgggaactggcatctcagtgggcctttttttttttcttgttgttgccaAAAAACAAAACTGAGGCTAATCCCTGTAAAGTGAGGGCAAAAgtactttctctttttgttgggagggaaggggataaGCAAGCAGTGTGAATGAGCGTAAGTACATATGTGCCACTAAACAAGATATAACTTAACCCTTTAATTGCAAAAGATATAATTCTGAACTAAATACAGTCCTACAATTGCATCTCTGAATAAAATCAAATTGATGGCCTTGCACTGAATGGGTTGATTTAGAAAGACTGCAAGGACAATGTATAGACACCAATAAGCAAAACTGAAAAAGAGAGGGCCTGTTGCTCCCCATGTAGTCTATGCTTACCCACTGACGCTTTGTTCTTTACAGTCGAGACAGTTTAATGAACAGAAGAAATAGTCCCTGAAGTCCTCATCAACTTGTCGATGAATCATATCAAAGTTGTATTTCTTTAcctaaaattaaaaaaaaaaagtaaaaatgaaaataaataaacaaaacatcaaTTCAAGTACATCATTATATTTTCAGATCTTAGACCAAAATCAAAATGCAATGTTTTCAGCATGTAGTGTGATCAAATTctagaaaataacaacaaatgaCATCTACTGACGGGGTTGACAGATGTACAGATACAAACCTTACATGCCTCGCAGACAACGATTTTGCGAGCAGACAAAATGAACACATTTACACAGGAATCCGAACAAAACACCCGTAACTGATGACCTCCGTGATACAAGTAGTGTGCTGTGTCCTCTGCATTCATCACACGGAAGCATAAGCAACAGGGAACTGTGGAAAAGTTATCTATTTAATACAATGATTACCATTACATAAATAACTCCATAGTAAAACCATCTGAGCACTAAGAATTGAT includes:
- the LOC135114198 gene encoding piggyBac transposable element-derived protein 4-like; translated protein: MDPSSFYSSRIEEEDSSDEDFTISNESDSSSSDSSEESDEAGDTEGDGPDEAGDTGDGADETGEADDDDDSLSASSLAPALVWGTVSPKQRSYAFTGKEELAILPHVNSVTGKPEPVHMYELFITDDILDTIVSETNIYAQQKINATPLTRRSRLCAWKPTTRNEIKKFLGIILYMGINGMPEISSYWSKNKLYAGSYISSVMTRERFEILLRCIHFRDNTDVNGPPDPIFKLRPLVTAIRDRCRTVYKPGSMFVIDESMVPFRGRTKIRHYLPGKTHKYGFKLYKVCTPSGYTWNFKIHSGSQTKRQGLNSTESLTVELCEELFDQGATLYADNYYCSLPLAEYLLDKKTYLCGTIKSTRKYLPKEVTESKLRKNEMKGQENSNGVKVFKWRDKRNVLTISTLPEHSDQLVPSGKVNRRKEEVFKPESVMAYNKAKKGVDVSDQYASYYSPLRKSKKWYRKLAFELITGLVVVNAWVLHCQYFPRAKMSQLQFREALVCSLIGDEPDNIRPGKSPGVISGKRDLHKLTEKDGPKRATRKRCRGCYEKISLSEGFKVARNKARRVSTFCFQCQDKPHLCITCFAEKHSA